From Deferrisoma camini S3R1, the proteins below share one genomic window:
- a CDS encoding DUF362 domain-containing protein — MVSVRVEPFRSFEASVPAALEAVGAAAALARQELVVIKPNLVTASPPPVTLPVEAAAALVGFVRRNCRARVVIAEGCGDAGLSTPEVFEALGYRGLARELGVDLVDLNTAPTVRLENPSFRVFPEAWVPELLTRAFVISAAVLKRHSLAEATLSLKNMMGAAPPRRYGNPGGWKKGRFHARMHRAVFEWASHLTPDLALVDASVGLAEFHLGGPPCDPPVGKIVAGFDPVAVDAAGCRLLGLHWSRVGYLRLAHGVLGRATETDG; from the coding sequence GTGGTCTCGGTCCGTGTGGAACCGTTCCGGAGCTTCGAGGCGAGCGTGCCGGCCGCCCTGGAGGCGGTGGGGGCGGCTGCGGCGCTGGCCCGGCAGGAGCTCGTGGTGATCAAGCCCAACCTGGTCACCGCGAGCCCGCCCCCCGTGACCCTGCCGGTCGAGGCGGCCGCGGCCCTGGTGGGGTTCGTGCGGAGGAACTGCCGGGCCCGGGTGGTCATCGCCGAGGGATGCGGAGACGCCGGGCTCTCGACCCCGGAGGTGTTCGAGGCCCTGGGGTACCGGGGCCTCGCCCGGGAGCTCGGCGTGGACCTCGTGGACCTCAACACCGCGCCCACGGTTCGGCTGGAGAACCCCTCGTTCCGGGTGTTCCCCGAGGCCTGGGTGCCCGAGCTCCTCACGCGGGCGTTCGTGATCTCGGCCGCCGTGCTCAAGCGCCACAGCCTGGCCGAGGCGACCCTGTCGCTCAAGAACATGATGGGCGCGGCCCCGCCCAGGAGGTACGGGAACCCCGGCGGCTGGAAGAAGGGGCGGTTCCACGCCCGGATGCACCGGGCCGTGTTCGAGTGGGCGAGTCACCTCACGCCCGACCTGGCCCTGGTGGACGCGAGCGTGGGCCTGGCCGAGTTCCACCTGGGCGGCCCCCCGTGCGATCCGCCGGTGGGAAAGATCGTGGCCGGCTTCGATCCCGTGGCCGTGGACGCGGCCGGCTGCCGGCTCCTGGGGCTCCACTGGAGTCGGGTGGGGTACCTTCGGCTCGCCCACGGCGTGCTCGGACGGGCGACGGAGACGGACGGATGA
- a CDS encoding nucleotidyltransferase domain-containing protein, with amino-acid sequence MREPITRERAEEILETIRRVLEDRPEIVFAYAHGSFLDSPRPRDLDLAVFVNPEPEGLPALWEGALEVDLEEAIGRALPVDVRILNRAPTIFRFRCLQGRLLLDRDPDLRAAVTADAACRYNDLAPFLAHYAKEAYGHDD; translated from the coding sequence ATGAGGGAGCCGATCACTCGGGAACGGGCGGAAGAGATCCTGGAAACCATCCGACGGGTGCTCGAGGACCGGCCGGAGATCGTATTCGCCTACGCCCACGGGTCGTTCCTCGATTCCCCCCGGCCACGGGACCTGGATCTTGCCGTTTTCGTAAACCCGGAGCCCGAGGGACTGCCTGCCCTCTGGGAGGGTGCCCTAGAGGTGGATCTGGAGGAGGCCATCGGACGAGCGCTTCCCGTGGACGTCCGGATCCTCAACCGCGCGCCGACCATCTTTCGGTTCCGTTGCCTGCAAGGGCGGCTCCTCCTGGACCGGGATCCGGATCTCCGCGCCGCGGTGACGGCCGACGCCGCTTGCCGGTACAACGACCTGGCCCCGTTTCTCGCCCACTACGCGAAAGAGGCCTACGGCCATGACGATTGA
- the hepT gene encoding type VII toxin-antitoxin system HepT family RNase toxin codes for MTIDPQKVRARLDDIHASVRRLRELLERGRSAFETDPDVQDIARARLLVALEAAIGLCFHVSAKHLGRVPEEYGQCFRILAAEGFLPPDLAARLAAMARFRNRLVHLYWEVDFGQVFEFLPAGLEDLEAFAERVGGLL; via the coding sequence ATGACGATTGATCCCCAGAAGGTCCGGGCGCGCCTGGACGACATTCACGCATCCGTGCGCAGGCTCCGCGAGCTGTTGGAACGAGGGCGCTCGGCCTTCGAGACCGACCCCGATGTGCAAGACATCGCGCGGGCTCGCCTTCTCGTGGCGCTGGAGGCAGCCATCGGGCTTTGCTTCCATGTGAGCGCGAAGCACCTCGGCCGCGTGCCCGAAGAATACGGTCAGTGCTTTCGCATCCTCGCGGCCGAGGGGTTCCTGCCCCCCGACCTGGCAGCACGCCTGGCCGCCATGGCCCGGTTCCGGAACCGCCTGGTCCACTTGTACTGGGAGGTGGACTTCGGACAGGTCTTCGAGTTCCTTCCGGCGGGCTTGGAGGACCTGGAAGCGTTTGCCGAGCGTGTGGGAGGGTTGCTCTAA
- the xerC gene encoding tyrosine recombinase XerC: MAAKSQDPWVEAFLTHLRYERNASDHTVRSYAGDLRRFAEWARARIEGRGPHLWQAVEPGDIRAYLASLHGRRARTTIGRALSSLRAFYRFLVREGHLDANPAASVAAPKQPRRLPGVLSVDEAFALVDAVSGEGVLALRDRAILETLYGTGVRVSELVGLDGRDLRLAAGLARIRGKGRVEREVPLTEPCVRALEAYLEARARAGRPLEPAGPVFLNARGGRLTDRSVRRIIDKWIERAALARRVHPHLLRHSFATHLLAGGADLRAIQELLGHRSLSTTQKYTHVGIERLMRIYDDAHPRARGAGTRRKTTTDNQT, encoded by the coding sequence ATGGCCGCAAAATCCCAGGACCCTTGGGTGGAAGCGTTCCTGACCCACCTCCGGTACGAACGAAACGCCTCGGACCACACGGTGCGCAGCTACGCCGGGGATCTCCGGCGGTTCGCCGAGTGGGCCCGGGCTCGGATCGAAGGTCGGGGGCCGCACCTGTGGCAGGCCGTGGAGCCGGGGGACATCCGAGCCTACCTGGCGTCGCTCCACGGCCGCAGGGCCCGCACCACCATCGGCCGGGCCCTGTCGTCGCTCCGGGCGTTCTACCGATTCCTGGTGCGCGAGGGGCACCTGGACGCGAACCCGGCCGCCTCGGTGGCCGCGCCCAAGCAGCCCCGGCGGCTGCCGGGGGTGCTGTCGGTGGACGAGGCGTTCGCCCTGGTGGACGCGGTCTCCGGCGAGGGAGTCCTGGCCCTGCGCGACCGGGCGATCCTGGAGACGCTCTACGGCACGGGCGTGCGGGTGTCGGAGCTGGTGGGGCTGGACGGCCGGGACCTGCGCCTCGCCGCGGGGCTCGCCCGGATCCGGGGCAAGGGCCGGGTGGAGCGGGAGGTGCCCCTGACCGAGCCGTGCGTCCGGGCGCTGGAGGCGTACCTGGAGGCGCGGGCCCGGGCCGGTCGGCCCCTGGAGCCGGCCGGGCCCGTGTTCCTGAACGCCCGGGGAGGCCGCCTGACCGACCGGAGCGTCCGGCGGATCATCGATAAGTGGATCGAGCGGGCGGCCCTGGCCCGGCGGGTGCACCCGCACCTGCTGCGTCACAGCTTCGCCACCCACCTGCTGGCGGGTGGGGCGGACCTGCGGGCCATCCAGGAGCTGCTGGGCCACCGCAGCCTGTCCACGACCCAGAAGTACACCCACGTGGGCATCGAGCGGCTGATGCGGATCTACGACGATGCCCATCCCCGGGCGCGCGGGGCGGGAACCAGGCGAAAGACGACAACGGACAACCAAACCTGA
- the hslV gene encoding ATP-dependent protease subunit HslV, whose translation MTETIRGTTIVCVRRDGRVAMAGDGQVTFGSTVLKRTARKVRKLREGKILAGFAGATADAFTLLERFEGKLDAHGGSLHRAAVELAKDWRTDKYLRRLEAMLLVADREATLLLSGTGDVVEPEEGVVAIGSGGPFALAAGLALYEHTTLGAAEIAREALRAAARICIYTNDSVELEELGG comes from the coding sequence ATGACCGAGACGATCCGAGGCACCACCATCGTGTGCGTGCGCCGCGACGGCCGGGTGGCCATGGCCGGCGACGGCCAGGTCACCTTCGGCTCCACGGTGCTCAAGCGCACCGCCCGCAAGGTGCGAAAGCTCCGGGAGGGGAAGATCCTGGCGGGGTTCGCCGGCGCCACGGCCGACGCGTTCACCCTGCTGGAGCGGTTCGAGGGCAAGCTCGACGCCCACGGCGGCAGCCTGCACCGGGCCGCCGTGGAGCTGGCCAAGGACTGGCGCACCGACAAGTACCTGCGCCGCCTGGAGGCCATGCTGCTGGTGGCCGACCGGGAGGCGACCCTGCTCCTCTCGGGCACCGGCGACGTGGTGGAGCCGGAGGAGGGGGTGGTGGCCATCGGGTCGGGCGGGCCGTTCGCCCTGGCCGCGGGCCTGGCGCTGTACGAGCACACGACCCTGGGCGCGGCCGAGATCGCCCGCGAGGCGCTGCGGGCGGCGGCCCGGATCTGCATCTACACCAACGACTCCGTGGAGCTCGAAGAGCTGGGAGGTTAG
- the hslU gene encoding ATP-dependent protease ATPase subunit HslU, translating into MAVFTPREVVSELDRYIVGQDRAKKAVAIALRNRWRRRQVPDPLRDEITPKNILMIGPTGVGKTEIARRLARLAGAPFVKVEASKFTEVGYVGRDVESMVRDLVRVSVAMVQEEEQARVAARAEELAEEKILDLLLPGHTGDTATRERLRQMLRAGALDDRVVEVEVAAQGPAPAMEIFTGQGMEEMGIQLQDMLGNLFPKRHKRKSMKVPEAREVLKEQEAARLVDQERVTELALERAQNDGIIFIDEIDKVASREGGRGPDVSREGVQRDILPIVEGCTVHTKYGVVKTDHILFIAAGAFHMSKPSDLIPELQGRFPIRVELDALGRDDFVRILTEPQNALTRQYQALLATEGIELSFAPDGIEEVAEMAARVNEKTENIGARRLHTIMEKVLEELSFTAPDLPDREVVVDREYVRDRLRDIVADTDVSRYIL; encoded by the coding sequence ATGGCCGTGTTCACCCCCAGGGAGGTGGTGTCGGAGCTCGACCGGTACATCGTGGGGCAGGACCGCGCCAAGAAGGCGGTGGCCATCGCCCTGCGCAACCGCTGGCGGCGGCGCCAGGTGCCGGACCCGCTCCGGGACGAGATCACCCCCAAGAACATTCTGATGATCGGGCCCACGGGCGTGGGCAAGACCGAGATCGCCCGGCGCCTGGCCCGGCTGGCCGGGGCCCCGTTCGTGAAGGTGGAGGCCAGCAAGTTCACCGAGGTGGGGTACGTGGGCCGCGACGTGGAGAGCATGGTGCGCGACCTCGTGCGGGTGTCCGTGGCCATGGTCCAGGAGGAGGAGCAGGCCCGGGTGGCCGCCCGGGCCGAGGAGCTGGCCGAGGAGAAGATCCTCGACCTGCTGCTGCCGGGCCACACCGGCGACACGGCGACCCGGGAGCGGCTGCGGCAGATGCTCCGGGCCGGGGCCCTGGACGACCGGGTGGTGGAGGTGGAGGTGGCGGCCCAAGGGCCGGCGCCGGCCATGGAGATCTTCACCGGCCAGGGCATGGAGGAGATGGGCATCCAGCTCCAGGACATGCTGGGCAACCTGTTCCCCAAGCGCCACAAGCGAAAGAGCATGAAGGTGCCCGAGGCCCGCGAGGTCCTGAAGGAGCAGGAGGCGGCCCGCCTGGTGGACCAGGAGCGGGTGACCGAGCTGGCCCTGGAGCGGGCCCAGAACGACGGCATCATCTTCATCGACGAGATCGACAAGGTCGCGTCCCGGGAGGGGGGGCGGGGACCGGACGTGTCGCGCGAGGGGGTGCAGCGCGACATCCTGCCCATCGTGGAGGGCTGCACCGTCCACACCAAGTACGGGGTGGTCAAGACCGACCACATCCTGTTCATCGCGGCCGGGGCGTTCCACATGTCGAAGCCCTCGGACCTCATCCCGGAGCTCCAGGGCCGGTTCCCGATCCGGGTGGAGCTGGACGCGCTGGGCCGGGACGACTTCGTCCGGATCCTGACCGAGCCCCAGAACGCCCTGACCCGGCAGTACCAGGCCCTGCTGGCCACCGAGGGGATCGAGCTCAGCTTCGCCCCGGACGGGATCGAGGAGGTGGCCGAGATGGCCGCCCGGGTCAACGAGAAGACCGAGAACATCGGGGCCCGACGGCTCCACACCATCATGGAGAAGGTGCTGGAGGAGCTGAGCTTCACCGCCCCGGACCTGCCGGACCGGGAGGTGGTGGTGGACCGGGAGTACGTGCGCGACCGGCTCCGGGACATCGTGGCCGACACGGACGTGTCGCGGTACATCCTGTGA
- the argB gene encoding acetylglutamate kinase, whose translation MTGDRSYREELIQKAQVLHEALPYIRAFYGKVVVIKYGGHAMVDEALKESFARDVVLLKYIGLNPVVVHGGGPQINRMLERMQIQSTFVDGMRVTDGATMDVVEMVLGGKVNKEIVNLIQLHGGRAVGLTGKDGGLIRAKKLYMERRRGDDLPPEIVDIGAVGEVEAINPQVIEALDRGGFIPVIAPVGTGAQGETFNINADLVAGRIAGALKAEKLVLLTDVEGILDPDGRLISTLRAADAPELIESGVIRGGMIPKVRCALDALEDGVGKVHIVDGRARHAVLLEIFTRGGVGTEIVR comes from the coding sequence ATGACCGGAGACCGAAGTTATCGAGAAGAGCTGATCCAAAAGGCCCAGGTGCTCCACGAGGCCCTGCCGTACATCCGGGCCTTCTACGGCAAGGTGGTGGTCATCAAGTACGGCGGCCACGCCATGGTGGACGAGGCGCTCAAGGAGAGCTTCGCCCGGGACGTGGTGCTCCTCAAGTACATCGGGCTCAACCCGGTGGTGGTCCACGGCGGCGGGCCCCAGATCAACCGGATGCTGGAGCGCATGCAGATCCAGAGCACCTTCGTGGACGGCATGCGGGTGACCGACGGAGCCACCATGGACGTGGTGGAGATGGTCCTGGGGGGCAAGGTCAACAAGGAGATCGTGAACCTGATCCAGCTCCACGGCGGCCGGGCCGTGGGCCTCACCGGCAAGGACGGGGGGCTGATCCGGGCGAAGAAGCTCTACATGGAGCGCCGCCGGGGCGACGACCTGCCGCCGGAGATCGTGGACATCGGCGCGGTGGGCGAGGTGGAGGCCATCAACCCCCAGGTGATCGAGGCCCTCGACCGGGGGGGGTTCATCCCGGTGATCGCCCCGGTGGGCACCGGCGCCCAGGGCGAGACCTTCAACATCAACGCCGACCTGGTGGCCGGCCGGATCGCGGGCGCGCTCAAGGCCGAGAAGCTGGTGCTGCTGACCGACGTGGAAGGCATCCTGGACCCAGACGGCCGGCTCATCTCCACCCTGCGGGCGGCCGATGCCCCCGAGCTGATCGAGTCGGGCGTGATCCGGGGCGGCATGATCCCCAAGGTCCGCTGCGCCCTGGACGCCCTGGAGGACGGCGTGGGCAAGGTGCACATCGTGGACGGCCGGGCCCGTCACGCCGTGCTGCTGGAGATCTTCACCCGGGGCGGGGTGGGCACAGAGATCGTGAGGTGA
- a CDS encoding acetylornithine transaminase yields MGNQEIMDLAATCLMPTYARFPVALVRGQGMRVWDADGRQYLDFLAGIAVCNLGHCHPHVVEAIREQAGTLLHVSNLYHIEPQVRLARLLTEVTFADRVFFCNSGAEANEGAIKLARKVQKDRGEPERTEIVSATMSFHGRTLATLTATGQDKVKVGFDPLPPGFTYVPYDDVEALEEAVGPRTAAVLLEPIQGEGGVRVPSEGYLRRARELCDVRGALLILDEVQTGVGRTGTFLACEHDGVKPDICTLAKGLGGGVPIGAVLATEAVARSFGPGTHASTFGGNPLVCAAALATVRTILQEGILEHTQRMGTYLLERLTELARGRPCISAVRGRGLLIGIELAGDRKAKDVVTAMMDRGFLVGSAGEQVVRLAPPLIVEPEEIDALLSALEEVV; encoded by the coding sequence ATGGGAAACCAAGAGATCATGGATCTGGCCGCAACCTGCCTCATGCCCACCTACGCGCGGTTCCCCGTGGCCCTGGTGCGGGGCCAGGGCATGCGGGTGTGGGATGCGGACGGCCGCCAGTACCTGGACTTCCTGGCCGGGATCGCGGTGTGCAACCTGGGCCACTGCCACCCCCATGTGGTGGAGGCGATCCGGGAGCAGGCCGGCACCCTGCTGCACGTGTCGAACCTGTACCATATCGAGCCCCAGGTGCGGCTGGCCAGGCTGCTGACCGAGGTCACCTTTGCCGACCGGGTGTTCTTTTGCAACAGCGGGGCCGAAGCCAACGAGGGCGCGATCAAGCTGGCCCGCAAGGTCCAGAAGGACCGGGGCGAGCCCGAGCGCACCGAGATCGTGTCGGCCACCATGAGCTTCCATGGCCGGACCCTGGCCACCCTGACGGCCACGGGCCAGGACAAGGTGAAGGTGGGGTTCGACCCCCTGCCCCCGGGCTTCACCTACGTGCCCTACGACGACGTCGAGGCCCTGGAAGAAGCGGTGGGGCCCCGGACCGCGGCCGTGCTCCTGGAGCCGATCCAGGGCGAGGGCGGGGTGCGGGTGCCGTCGGAGGGGTACCTGCGGCGGGCCCGGGAGCTGTGCGACGTGCGCGGGGCGCTTCTCATCCTCGACGAGGTCCAGACCGGGGTGGGACGCACCGGCACGTTCCTGGCCTGCGAGCACGACGGCGTGAAACCGGACATCTGCACCCTGGCCAAGGGCCTGGGCGGGGGAGTGCCCATCGGCGCGGTGCTCGCCACCGAGGCCGTGGCCCGGAGCTTCGGCCCGGGCACCCACGCCTCCACCTTCGGCGGCAACCCCCTGGTGTGCGCGGCCGCGCTCGCCACGGTGCGCACGATCCTCCAGGAAGGCATCCTGGAGCATACCCAGCGGATGGGGACATACCTGTTGGAGCGCCTGACCGAGCTGGCTCGGGGCCGCCCATGCATCTCGGCCGTGAGGGGCCGCGGGCTCCTGATCGGTATCGAGCTGGCCGGCGATCGCAAGGCCAAGGACGTGGTGACCGCCATGATGGATCGGGGGTTCCTGGTGGGGTCGGCCGGTGAGCAGGTGGTCCGGCTCGCCCCACCGCTCATCGTGGAGCCGGAGGAGATCGACGCCCTGCTCTCGGCTCTGGAAGAGGTGGTGTGA
- the argF gene encoding ornithine carbamoyltransferase produces MPKHFLKLTDFGRDELLGILELAQDLKARQARGEPHRLLEGKTLAMLFEKSSTRTRVSFEVGMFQLGGHALFLSPRDTQIGRGEPVRDTARVLSRYVDAIMVRTYGQDVLEELARWSSVPVINGLTDLVHPCQVMADLLTVLERRESLEGLRVAWIGDGNNMAHSWIHAARVLGFGLRLACPEGYEPDGAILAAARDAGADVEVGRDPEWAARGAHVVTTDVWASMGQEEEQEARRRAFAGYTVDARIMAAADPSAVFLHCLPAHRGEEVTDEVLEGPRSAVWDEAENRLHVQKAILVHLVREEN; encoded by the coding sequence ATGCCCAAGCACTTCTTGAAGCTCACGGACTTCGGCCGGGACGAGCTCCTCGGCATCCTCGAGCTGGCCCAGGATCTCAAGGCCCGCCAGGCCCGGGGTGAGCCCCACCGCCTGCTGGAGGGCAAGACCCTGGCCATGCTGTTCGAGAAATCGAGCACCCGGACCCGGGTCTCGTTCGAGGTGGGCATGTTCCAACTGGGCGGCCACGCCCTCTTTCTCTCGCCCCGCGACACCCAGATCGGCCGGGGCGAGCCCGTGCGCGACACGGCCCGGGTGCTGTCGCGGTACGTGGACGCGATCATGGTGCGCACCTACGGCCAGGACGTGCTCGAGGAGCTGGCGCGCTGGTCGTCGGTGCCGGTGATCAACGGGCTCACGGACCTCGTGCACCCCTGCCAGGTCATGGCCGACCTCCTGACCGTGCTGGAGCGGAGGGAAAGCCTGGAAGGGCTTCGGGTCGCCTGGATCGGCGACGGGAACAACATGGCCCACTCGTGGATCCACGCGGCCCGGGTGCTGGGGTTCGGCCTGCGGCTGGCCTGCCCCGAGGGGTACGAGCCCGACGGGGCGATTCTGGCCGCGGCCCGGGACGCCGGAGCCGACGTGGAGGTGGGCCGCGACCCCGAGTGGGCCGCGAGGGGCGCCCACGTGGTCACCACGGACGTGTGGGCCTCGATGGGCCAGGAGGAGGAGCAGGAGGCCCGGCGCCGCGCGTTCGCGGGGTACACCGTGGACGCCCGGATCATGGCCGCGGCCGACCCCTCGGCCGTGTTCCTCCACTGCCTGCCCGCCCACCGGGGCGAGGAGGTGACCGACGAGGTCCTGGAGGGGCCCCGGTCCGCGGTGTGGGACGAGGCCGAGAACCGCCTGCACGTGCAAAAGGCGATTCTGGTGCACCTGGTGCGGGAGGAAAACTGA
- a CDS encoding argininosuccinate synthase, producing MAKGSVKKVVLAYSGGLDTSVILRWLVETYGCEVIAFSADLGQAEELEGLDEKARRTGASKVYIEDLREEFVRDFVFPMFRAAAVYEGSYLLGTSIARPLIAKRMVEIAEAEGADAVAHGATGKGNDQVRFELTAYALKPDIRVIAPWREWDLNSREKLIDYAERHGIPVPVTKAKPYSSDRNLLHISFEGGILEDPWREPDEDMFVLSVSPEKAPDEPEYVEVEFEAGDPVAVNGERLSPAALLQRLNEIGGRHGVGRIDIVENRFVGMKSRGVYETPGGTIWRAAHRAVESLTLDREVMHLRDSLVPKYAELVYNGFWYAPERETLQAFMDEAQRNVTGTARLKLYKGNCTVVGRQSPHSLYDPETATFEEDTVYDQADATGFIKLNALRLRTLKRLMG from the coding sequence ATGGCAAAGGGCAGCGTGAAGAAGGTGGTTCTGGCGTACTCCGGAGGCCTCGACACCTCGGTGATCCTGAGGTGGCTCGTGGAGACCTACGGGTGCGAGGTGATCGCGTTCTCGGCCGACCTGGGCCAGGCCGAGGAGCTCGAGGGGCTCGACGAGAAGGCCCGGCGCACCGGCGCGTCCAAGGTGTACATCGAAGACCTACGGGAGGAGTTCGTCCGGGACTTCGTGTTCCCCATGTTCCGGGCCGCGGCCGTGTACGAGGGCTCGTACCTCCTGGGCACCTCGATCGCCCGGCCCCTGATCGCCAAGCGCATGGTGGAGATCGCCGAGGCCGAGGGCGCCGACGCCGTGGCCCACGGCGCCACGGGCAAGGGCAACGACCAGGTCCGGTTCGAGCTCACGGCCTACGCCCTCAAGCCCGACATCCGGGTGATCGCCCCGTGGCGCGAGTGGGACCTGAACTCCCGGGAGAAGCTCATCGACTACGCCGAGCGCCACGGCATCCCGGTGCCGGTCACCAAGGCCAAGCCCTACTCCAGCGACCGGAACCTGCTGCACATCTCGTTCGAGGGCGGCATCCTCGAGGACCCCTGGCGGGAGCCGGACGAGGACATGTTCGTCCTGTCGGTGAGCCCGGAGAAGGCCCCGGACGAGCCCGAGTACGTGGAGGTGGAGTTCGAGGCCGGGGATCCCGTGGCCGTGAACGGCGAGCGGCTGTCGCCGGCGGCGCTCCTCCAGCGCCTAAACGAGATCGGAGGCCGGCACGGCGTGGGCCGGATCGACATCGTGGAGAACCGGTTCGTGGGCATGAAGAGCCGGGGGGTGTACGAGACCCCCGGCGGCACCATCTGGCGGGCGGCCCATCGGGCCGTGGAGAGCCTGACCCTGGACCGGGAGGTCATGCACCTGCGGGACTCGCTGGTGCCCAAGTACGCCGAGCTCGTGTACAACGGGTTCTGGTACGCGCCCGAGCGGGAGACCCTGCAGGCGTTCATGGACGAGGCCCAGAGGAACGTCACCGGCACCGCCCGGCTGAAGCTCTACAAGGGCAACTGCACCGTGGTGGGGCGCCAAAGCCCCCACAGCCTCTACGACCCCGAGACGGCCACGTTCGAGGAGGACACGGTGTACGACCAGGCCGACGCCACCGGCTTCATCAAGCTCAACGCCCTGCGGCTGAGGACATTGAAACGGCTCATGGGGTGA
- the argH gene encoding argininosuccinate lyase, protein MAEKPWGGRFREETLRIVERFTASIGFDRRMYRQDIRGSIAHARMLASVGILTEEEADTLVRGLEQVLAEIERGELELTESLEDIHMNVEHRLTQIVGPVGGKLHTARSRNDQVALDLRLYLADEVPEILDLLRGLGEVLLERAEAEADLLVPGYTHLQRAQPVTFGHHWLAYFEMFLRDMERYRDALGRIRRSPLGAGALAGSPYPLDRERVARDLGLEGVCRNSLDAVSDRDFALEFLFAGSVVMMHLSRLSEELVLWSSQEFGFIELSDGFCTGSSIMPQKKNPDVPELLRGKTGRAYGNLISLLTTLKALPLAYNKDMQEDKEPVFDTLDTVKGSLAITVEMLRNLKVRPDRARAALKAGFLLATELADYLAAKGVPFRQAHEAAGRLVALAEARGCGLEDLDLETLRSVSPLFEEDVFQVLDPEASVARRTVLGGPAPDNVRREARLGWERLDAIWPRRD, encoded by the coding sequence ATGGCCGAAAAACCCTGGGGCGGACGGTTTCGCGAAGAGACCCTGAGGATCGTCGAGCGGTTCACCGCGTCGATCGGGTTCGACCGGCGGATGTACCGCCAGGACATCCGGGGGTCCATCGCCCACGCCCGCATGCTGGCCTCGGTGGGCATCCTGACCGAGGAGGAGGCCGACACCCTGGTCCGGGGCCTGGAGCAGGTGCTCGCCGAGATCGAGCGGGGCGAGCTGGAGCTCACCGAGAGCCTCGAGGACATCCACATGAACGTGGAGCACCGGCTCACCCAGATCGTGGGGCCGGTGGGCGGCAAGCTCCACACGGCCCGCAGCCGCAACGACCAGGTGGCCCTGGACCTGCGGCTGTACCTGGCGGACGAGGTGCCCGAGATCCTGGACCTGCTCCGGGGCCTGGGCGAGGTGCTGCTGGAGCGGGCCGAGGCCGAGGCCGACCTGCTCGTGCCCGGCTACACCCACCTCCAGCGGGCCCAGCCCGTGACCTTCGGCCACCACTGGCTCGCCTACTTCGAGATGTTCCTCCGGGACATGGAGCGGTACCGGGACGCCCTCGGGCGGATCCGGCGCTCGCCCCTGGGGGCGGGCGCGCTCGCCGGGTCGCCCTACCCCCTGGACCGGGAGCGGGTGGCCCGGGACCTGGGGCTCGAGGGGGTGTGCCGGAACAGCCTCGACGCCGTGTCCGACCGGGACTTCGCCCTGGAGTTCCTGTTCGCCGGCTCGGTGGTGATGATGCACCTGTCCCGGCTGTCGGAGGAGCTGGTGCTGTGGTCGAGCCAGGAGTTCGGGTTCATCGAGCTCTCCGACGGGTTCTGCACCGGCTCCTCCATCATGCCCCAGAAGAAGAACCCGGACGTGCCCGAGCTCCTGCGGGGCAAGACCGGGCGGGCCTACGGCAACCTGATCTCGCTCCTGACGACGCTCAAGGCCCTTCCGCTCGCCTACAACAAGGACATGCAGGAGGACAAGGAGCCGGTGTTCGACACCCTCGACACGGTGAAGGGGAGCCTCGCGATCACCGTGGAGATGCTCCGGAACCTCAAGGTGCGGCCCGACCGGGCCCGGGCCGCGCTGAAGGCCGGGTTCCTGCTGGCTACCGAGCTGGCGGACTACCTGGCGGCCAAGGGCGTGCCGTTCCGCCAGGCCCACGAGGCGGCCGGCCGGCTGGTGGCCCTGGCCGAGGCCCGGGGCTGCGGGCTCGAGGACCTGGACCTGGAGACCCTGCGGTCGGTGTCGCCGCTGTTCGAGGAGGACGTGTTCCAGGTGCTCGACCCCGAGGCGAGCGTGGCCCGACGCACGGTGCTGGGCGGCCCGGCGCCCGACAACGTGCGCCGCGAGGCCCGGCTGGGGTGGGAGCGGCTCGATGCGATCTGGCCCCGGCGGGACTGA